In Clostridia bacterium, a single genomic region encodes these proteins:
- a CDS encoding glycoside hydrolase family 43 protein, protein MINVKDIRIRDPFILTDKKNKKYYMYGTTSLKEELSTGNSFSVYESADLVWFSEPKVIFQDEAFWADRDFWAAEVHYYKGKYYLFGSFKAKNRCRATQILVSNSPAGKFVPLSDKPVTPIDWECLDGTLYVENDIPYVVFCREWVSVYDGEIYAQRLTDDLKETVGKPQLLFRASENPYLKPFMQKDGKNCYVTDGPFLYHDGKRLNMIWSSFRESKYLVLQAYSDSLLSKWHHVDTPYFGQDGGHSMLFEDFDGTTYIALHQPNIPPFERAVFIKYNK, encoded by the coding sequence ATGATTAATGTAAAAGACATAAGAATAAGAGATCCTTTTATTCTGACAGACAAAAAGAACAAGAAATATTACATGTATGGAACGACATCGCTAAAAGAGGAACTTTCAACCGGCAACAGCTTTTCTGTGTATGAATCAGCTGACTTGGTATGGTTTAGTGAGCCGAAAGTAATTTTTCAAGATGAGGCGTTTTGGGCAGACAGGGATTTTTGGGCAGCCGAAGTGCATTATTATAAGGGAAAGTATTATCTGTTTGGAAGTTTTAAAGCAAAAAACAGATGCAGAGCGACCCAAATTCTGGTGTCTAATTCACCTGCTGGCAAGTTTGTTCCGCTTAGCGACAAGCCTGTAACACCTATTGATTGGGAATGTTTGGACGGAACATTGTATGTTGAAAACGATATTCCTTATGTAGTCTTTTGCAGAGAATGGGTTTCGGTATATGACGGAGAAATATATGCTCAAAGGTTGACTGACGATTTGAAAGAAACCGTAGGCAAACCGCAATTGCTGTTTAGAGCGAGCGAAAATCCTTATTTAAAACCGTTTATGCAAAAAGACGGCAAGAATTGCTATGTTACGGACGGACCTTTTCTTTATCATGACGGTAAAAGACTTAATATGATTTGGTCCAGCTTCAGGGAAAGTAAATATTTGGTTTTGCAGGCGTATAGCGACAGTCTGCTTTCAAAATGGCATCATGTTGACACACCATATTTTGGCCAAGACGGCGGACATTCGATGCTTTTTGAAGATTTTGACGGAACGACTTATATAGCATTACATCAGCCTAACATTCCGCCTTTTGAAAGAGCGGTATTTATAAAATATAACAAATGA